A genomic stretch from Lathyrus oleraceus cultivar Zhongwan6 chromosome 2, CAAS_Psat_ZW6_1.0, whole genome shotgun sequence includes:
- the LOC127118324 gene encoding uncharacterized protein LOC127118324: MAVLVDLLPKEYGFVAIVLVIYCFLNFYMTFHVGKARKKYKVFYPTLYASESENKDAKLFNCVQRGHQNSLETMPIFFTLMILGGLKHPSICAALGVLYTVARFFYFKGYSSGEPKNRLKLGGLFMPAILGLMLCTLSFGWSLLNQPASH; this comes from the exons ATGGCGGTACTTGTAGATTTGTTGCCAAAAGAATATGGCTTTGTCGCTATTGTTCTTGTTATCTACTGCTTCCTCAATTTCTACATGACCTTTCATGTCGGCAAAGCTCGCAAGAA GTACAAAGTGTTTTATCCAACACTCTATGCTTCTGAATCTGAAAACAAAGATGCCAAGCTCTTCAATTGTGTTCAG AGAGGGCACCAAAACTCTCTTGAAACAATGCCCATTTTCTTCACATTGATGATTTTGGGAGGACTGAAGCATCCATCCATTTGTGCCGCCCTTGGAGTACTTTACACTGTTGCTAGATTTTTCTACTTCAAAGGCTATTCCTCCGGCGAACCCAAGAACCGTCTTAAACTCGG GGGATTGTTTATGCCGGCAATATTGGGGCTTATGTTGTGCACACTTTCATTTGGCTGGAGTCTTCTCAATCAGCCTGCTAGCCACTGA
- the LOC127118323 gene encoding CASP-like protein 2A2: MEKGIGVELATRSSIEMRNSVDDDEDLDCKVSFLRIVETFLRLFTIGLCVTALVIMLKNSEENEYGSVAYSDLGAFRYLVHANGICAGYSLFSVVIVVMPRPSTMPRAWAFFLLDQVLTYIILAAGAVLSEVLYLTEKGLPTAAWSSVCGSFGSFCHKIKASLAITFVAVICYILLSLISSYRLFSKYDSPSSQVNNSNKDIAAFNG, encoded by the exons ATGGAGAAGGGAATCGGTGTTGAATTAGCTACAAGGTCTTCTATTGAAATGAGAAATTCAGTTGATGATGATGAGGATTTAGACTGCAAGGTTTCATTTCTAAGGATTGTGGAGACTTTCCTGCGGTTGTTCACTATTGGTTTGTGTGTGACAGCTCTTGTTATTATGCTTAAGAATTCTGAGGAAAATGAGTATGGTTCTGTTGCTTATTCTGATCTTGGTGCTTTCAG GTATTTGGTGCATGCCAATGGCATTTGTGCAGGATATTCACTATTCTCAGTTGTCATTGTTGTTATGCCACGCCCTTCAACCATGCCTAGAGCTTGGGCTTTCTTTTTGCTTGACCAG GTGTTAACCTACATAATCCTGGCTGCTGGAGCTGTATTATCAGAGGTTCTATACCTTACTGAAAAGGGACTCCCTACAGCAGCATGGAGTTCAGTTTGTGGATCATTTGGTTCATTTTGTCACAAGATCAAAGCATCATTAGCTATCACATTTGTTGCTGTGATTTGCTATATTTTGCTTTCACTTATTTCCTCTTATAGGCTATTTAGCAAATATGATTCACCATCATCACAAGTCAACAACTCCAACAAGGACATTGCTGCTTTCAATGGTTGA